A DNA window from Arachis duranensis cultivar V14167 chromosome 3, aradu.V14167.gnm2.J7QH, whole genome shotgun sequence contains the following coding sequences:
- the LOC107482046 gene encoding anthranilate synthase beta subunit 2, chloroplastic, with the protein MATTMSQSLSHTSFLHQNPSLCSKRSQSPHLTLILRNQPTSSLSLSVSAKRDNGVVPKATGGVLESSSNSPISAKNSTDPIVVIDNYDSFTYNLCQYMGELGFQFDVYRNDELTVEELKKKNPRGVLISPGPGTPQDSGISLQTVLELGPTVPLFGVCMGLQCIGEAFGGKIVRSPHGVMHGKSSLVYYDEKGEDGLFAGLSNPFLAGRYHSLVIEKESFPHEELEVTAWTEDGLIMAARHKKYKHLQGVQFHPESIITTEGKEIVRNFIKLIERKEAGGS; encoded by the exons ATGGCTACTACTATGTCACAGTCGCTCTCTCAcacttcatttcttcaccaaaacCCTTCTCTCTGTTCCAAACGATCCCAATCCCCCCACCTAACCCTCATTCTCCGGAATCAACCCACTTCATCACTCA GTTTAAGTGTTTCGGCAAAAAGGGATAATGGGGTGGTTCCAAAAGCCACAGGGGGCGTATTGGAATCGAGTTCGAACTCACCCATTTCTGCTAAGAACTCCACCGATCCGATTGTCGTGATTGACAACTATGACAGCTTTACCTATAACCTTTGCCAG TATATGGGGGAGTTGGGTTTCCAATTTGATGTGTACCGGAATGATGAGTTGACTGTGGAAGAGTTAAAAAA gaAAAATCCTAGAGGAGTGCTAATATCACCTGGCCCAG GCACGCCTCAAGATTCTGGAATATCTTTGCAAACTGTACTGGAACTTGGGCCAACTGTTCCTTTGTTTGGTGTATGCATGGGTTTGCAATGCATTGGAGAAGCTTTTGGAG GGAAAATTGTTCGCTCTCCTCATGGTGTCATGCATGGGAAAAGTTCTTTGGTGTATTATGATGAGAAAGGAGAAGATGGATTATTTGCCGGATTATCAAA TCCTTTCTTAGCTGGTAGATATCACAGCCTTGTGATTGAAAAGGAGAGTTTTCCTCATGAAGAACTTGAGGTGACAGCCTGGACTGAGGATGGTCTTATAATGGCAGCTCGTCACAAGAAGTATAAGCATCTACAG GGTGTGCAGTTTCATCCAGAGAGCATTATAACAACCGAAGGAAAGGAAATTGTTCGAAACTTTATCAAACTCATTGAGAGAAAGGAGGCTGGTGGTTCATGA
- the LOC107482044 gene encoding probable xyloglucan endotransglucosylase/hydrolase protein 28 — translation MGLGGGLVTFFLCLLFFAAPSASSTNLLPIIPFDEGYAPLFGDNNLVIHRDGKTVHLSLDERTGSGFVSHDLYLHGYFSASIKLPADYTAGVVVAFYMSNGDMFQNNHDEIDFEFLGNIRGKDWRIQTNVYGNGSTSIGREERYGLWFDPAEDFHQYSILWTDSQIIFYVDNVPIREIKRTESMGGDFPSKPMTLYATIWDASDWATNGGKYRVNYKYAPYVAEFSDLVLHGCAVDPIEHEAKCDNAQTSKAVPTGVTPAQRIKMENFRKKHMTYSYCYDKVRYKVPPTECVINPQEAERLRKFDPVTFGGGRRRHGKRHYRSRGSQAEEAAAF, via the exons atgggattGGGAGGAGGGTTGGTCACGTTCTTTTTGTGTCTACTATTTTTTGCTGCGCCTTCTGCTTCATCAACAAACTTATTGCCTATCATACCCTTCGATGAAGGATACGCACCCTTGTTTGGGGATAACAACTTGGTCATTCACAGGGATGGAAAAACCGTCCATCTTTCACTCGATGAGAGAACAG GTTCTGGATTCGTGTCTCATGATCTTTACCTCCATGGATATTTCAGTGCTTCCATTAAGCTACCTGCTGACTACACCGCTGGGGTTGTGGTTGCCTTTTAT ATGTCAAATGGTGACATGTTCCAGAACAACCATGATGAAATAGACTTTGAGTTCTTGGGGAATATAAGAGGCAAAGACTGGAGGATTCAGACCAATGTTTATGGCAATGGAAGTACAAGCATTGGCAGGGAGGAAAGATATGGCCTCTGGTTCGATCCTGCTGAGGATTTCCATCAGTACAGTATTCTCTGGACTGATTCTCAGATCAT ATTTTATGTAGATAATGTTCCTATTAGGGAAATTAAGCGGACGGAATCTATGGGAGGTGACTTCCCTTCTAAACCTATGACTTTGTACGCGACAATATGGGACGCATCTGATTGGGCAACCAATGGAGGCAAATACAGAGTGAATTACAAGTATGCACCCTATGTCGCCGAGTTCTCTGATCTTGTCTTGCACGGTTGTGCGGTCGATCCCATTGAACATGAAGCCAAGTGTGACAATGCTCAAACTTCCAAAGCAGTTCCTACTGGTGTTACACCAGCACAAAGAATCAAGATGGAGAACTTCAGGAAGAAGCACATGACATACTCTTACTGTTATGACAAAGTCAGATACAAAGTCCCTCCAACAGAGTGTGTCATTAATCCCCAAGAAGCTGAGAGGCTGAGAAAATTCGACCCTGTGACATTCGGTGGTGGCCGGCGCCGCCACGGAAAGCGACATTATCGCAGCAGAGGGAGCCAGGCAGAAGAAGCTGCTGCATTTTGA
- the LOC107481947 gene encoding uncharacterized protein LOC107481947, with translation MSRSCEIASEDSFLVQVHYRGSIKRKTRSGVKFTDKDPLCIIVTPTTTYDALVSSVLEKLGLEGVKRVKKFFYRIPTAVLHDTVKFDCFTIGSEEDLQVMFLSRRQFPEVRTPELLAKLVDVVSSSGGSNRNATTIAAVAGSSSRPAVASSSAPVYEPPMQPVASPSFAVDLSGNVGDEVRYGEHIPTEVHCPTPAGVGDGLFDDPDDDDVEPDFIADESGDDVGTTVPTRAIGGSSSGTQQYPPHFSSLDLDAMRQDDIALQASGFGARDTEGSAGMNEFQVGQQFQDKDEALLSVKTYSIRRGVQYKVVESDYRRYVGKCSEFGNGCTWLIRLSLRQRKGI, from the exons atgAGCCGGAGCT GTGAGATAGCTAGTGAGGATAGTTTCCTAGTGCAGGTACATTACAGAGGGTCGATTAAGAGAAAAACTCGGTCCGGCGTGAAGTTCACTGATAAGGATCCCCTATGTATTATCGTTACGCCGACAACCACGTACGATGCACTTGTTAGCTCTGTGCTGGAGAAGCTGGGTCTTGAAGGCGTTAAAAGGGTCAAGAAGTTTTTCTACCGCATTCCTACAGCGGTGCTCCATGACACCGTGAAGTTTGATTGTTTCACAATCGGTAGTGAGGAGGACTTGCAGGTTATGTTTCTTTCTCGTAGGCAGTTTCCCGAGGTAAGGACACCAGAGCTGTTGGCAAAGTTGGTTGATGTGGTATCTAGCTCGGGTGGTTCGAACCGGAATGCCACTACTATAGCCGCGGTTGCCGGCTCGAGCTCGAGACCTGCTGTTGCTTCATCCTCTGCTCCTGTGTATGAGCCACCGATGCAGCCTGTTGCGTCCCCTTCGTTTGCCGTTGATCTGAGCGGCAATGTTGGAGACGAGGTTCGGTATGGGGAACATATTCCCACCGAGGTACATTGTCCCACACCGGCTGGTGTTGGTGATGGTTTGTTTGATGATCCAGATGACGATGACGTGGAGCCGGATTTCATCGCTGATGAAAGCGGCGATGATGTTGGAACTACTGTTCCGACAAGGGCTATAGGTGGATCTAGTTCTGGCACACAGCAGTATCCACCCCATTTTTCCTCATTGGACCTGGATGCCATGCGGCAGGACGACATTGCTCTGCAGGCCTCAGGATTTGGTGCTAGAGATACCGAGGGGTCTGCCGGTATGAACGAGTTCCAGGTTGGCCAACAATTTCAGGATAAAGATGAGGCGCTGTTGAGTGTGAAGACGTACAGTATCCGCCGAGGGGTCCAGTACAAGGTCGTTGAGTCTGACTACCGCAGGTATGTGGGAAAGTGTTCTGAGTTTgggaatgggtgcacatggCTAATTCGGTTGAGTCTCCGACAGCGGAAGGGTATCTAG
- the LOC107481946 gene encoding uncharacterized protein LOC107481946 yields the protein MVRADAAVNIKVLQNATAAHFGFRPTYRRVWMAKQKAVAVIYGDWDESYNELPRWVLGVQLTMPGTVAVLRTCPVRVGGQVDDSQVYFHRLFWTFPPCIQAFRHCKSLVSIDGTHLYGKYGGTLLVAIAQDGNSNILPVAFALVEGENAESWSFFLSHLREHVTPQPGLLVISDRHNGIKAALEAPDGGWLPPAAYRAFCIRHVAANFALTFKGKDARRLLVNAAYAKTEVEFDYWFDILRSENPAMCEWANRIEYSLWTQHCDEGRRFGHMTTNISECVNSILKGVRNLPVCSLVKATYGRLAELFVRKGREAEAQMGTGQQFSQYLVKCIEANLKTARCFTVTVYDRDNSEYTVAETTPTGSFSLGTYRVSLGSKTCDCGYFQALYFPCPHALACCAYSRLTWQPYVHEVYRLSSVFGVYQMGFAPPIPEGFWPPYPGPTVIPDPSMRRAREGRPRSTRIRTNMDEADPNRPKRCGLCRQPGHTRRSCPQAAGPSGTDGNQ from the coding sequence ATGGTTAGGGCTGATGCTGCTGTGAACATCAAGGTGCTTCAAAATGCCACGGCCGCACACTTTGGGTTCAGGCCTACGTACAGGAGGGTATGGATGGCGAAGCAGAAGGCCGTTGCCGTCATATATGGGGACTGGGACGAGTCGTACAATGAGCTCCCTAGGTGGGTTTTAGGAGTTCAGCTGACGATGCCTGGCACTGTAGCCGTCCTCAGGACTTGCCCTGTTCGAGTTGGGGGACAGGTTGACGATTCTCAGGTTTATTTTCATAGGCTGTTCTGGACTTTCCCCCCTTGTATCCAGGCATTCCGTCATTGCAAGTCTTTGGTGAGTATTGATGGCACCCATTTATATGGGAAGTATGGGGGAACACTGCTAGTCGCCATTGCACAAGACGGAAACTCGAACATCCTCCCCGTGGCATTTGCACTAGTTGAGGGTGAGAATGCTGAGTCAtggtctttctttctttcccacCTCCGTGAGCACGTGACACCTCAGCCGGGTCTGTTAGttatttcagataggcataacGGCATCAAGGCAGCCCTCGAGGCTCCGGATGGGGGATGGCTACCGCCTGCTGCGTACAGGGCGTTCTGCATTCGACACGTTGCAGCGAATTTTGCCTTGACGTTCAAGGGAAAAGATGCCCGGAGGCTTCTTGTTAATGCCGCATATGCCAAGACCGAGGTGGAGTTCGACTACTGGTTTGACATTCTGCGCTCTGAGAATCCGGCAATGTGTGAGTGGGCGAACCGAATCGAGTATTCGTTGTGGACACAGCACTGTGATGAGGGTCGGAGATTCGGGCACATGACGACCAATATTTCGGAATGTGTCAACTCAATCCTGAAGGGGGTTAGAAACCTCCCTGTTTGCTCGCTGGTTAAGGCCACATACGGAAGGCTAGCTGAGCTATTTGTCCGTAAGGGTAGGGAGGCAGAGGCTCAGATGGGTACTGGACAACAATTCAGTCAATACCTAGTAAAGTGTATCGAGGCCAACCTGAAGACAGCCAGGTGCTTCACGGTTACTGTTTACGACAGGGATAACTCGGAGTACACCGTTGCTGAGACGACTCCGACAGGCTCATTCTCTCTTGGTACGTACAGGGTCTCATTAGGGTCCAAGACTTGTGATTGTGGATACTTccaagcactttattttccctGTCCGCACGCACTGGCATGCTGTGCTTATTCACGGCTTACATGGCAGCCTTACGTCCACGAGGTATATCGCCTTAGCTCCGTTTTTGGTGTCTACCAGATGGGATTTGCCCCTCCCATTCCGGAGGGTTTCTGGCCACCTTATCCCGGGCCTACCGTTATACCGGATCCGAGTATGAGGCGTGCGAGGGAGGGTCGTCCTAGATCCACAAGAATTCGAACCAACATGGATGAAGCAGATCCAAACCGGCCAAAGAGATGTGGCCTCTGCAGGCAGCCAGGTCACACCAGGCGTAGTTGTCCACAAGCCGCAGGCCCCAGCGGGACTGATGGAAATCAGTAG